The proteins below are encoded in one region of Tachypleus tridentatus isolate NWPU-2018 chromosome 4, ASM421037v1, whole genome shotgun sequence:
- the LOC143248961 gene encoding uncharacterized protein LOC143248961, protein MSNWESKLFETGNIKDAPPSGRPVKHRESCAGVEESVINSPLKSTRKRSAELGIPRATTQTFIKKDMKVKAFVNELSDADRENRKLTCDELLRIFNTIPSRGKVMFTDKCEIYLSSRARNVYFWAKENPHYYEEIEYNTPHVMMWAALNAYHVIGPYFFDGPVNHTSYLNMLQQWFIPKLELGIREEVWFQQDGALAHNALTV, encoded by the coding sequence ATGTCAAATTGGGAGAGCAAATTGTTTGAAACTGGCAATATTAAGGATGCACCTCCTTCAGGAAGACCAGTTAAACATAGAGAGTCATGTGCTGGTGTGGAAGAGTCAGTAATTAACTCACCATTAAAGTCAACAAGGAAAAGATCAGCTGAACTTGGTATCCCACGAGCAACCACGCAGACCTTTATTAAAAAGGACATGAAAGTTAAAGCATTTGTGAATGAACTAAGTGATGCTGATAGAGAAAATAGGAAACTGACATGTGATGAGTTACTGCGAATCTTCAATACGATCCCTTCTCGAGGAAAGGTAATGTTTACGGACAAGTGCGAAATTTACCTTTCGAGTCGCGCACGAAATGTTTACTTCTGGGCAAAGGAGAATCctcattattatgaagaaattgaATACAACACTCCCCATGTCATGATGTGGGCAGCACTTAATGCATATCATGTTATTGGACCATACTTCTTTGACGGGCCAGTAAACCATAcctcatatctgaacatgttacaacaatggtttatacCGAAACTCGAACTTGGAATCAGAGAGGAGGTTTGGTTTCAACAAGATGGAGCTCTGGCTCATAATGCCCTCACTGTGTGA